ACGTGAGCACCGGTCCTTGAGCCAGGAGCAGCTAGGCGCACTTATGGGCGTCAGTCAAGCCACTGTGTCGAGCTTCGAGAGCGGGGCGTCTGAGCCGAAGCTTGCCACCATTAGGCGCTACGCTCACGCCCTTAACGTCGTTGTCGAGCATTCTGTGCGACCGATAGATGCCTCTCTGTCTTCTTTGTTTACGTGGACTACCGTGTCCGGTTTTATTACCAATCCTCGTTCTACGAGTACCCGAGCTGGCACCTACTCCGCCGCAAACAGCAAGAAGTCGGATTTTGCTCTTGCCGGGTAGTGGCCCCACGCCTCACGTTGTGAGTGATGTCGTCGAACTAGTCAACCTTGTAGAGCTCGACGATATGTATGTCTACGAGGAGCGAGGCCGTCGCATTGCGCGAGATTCGAACGAGTTTGACAACACCGACAATGAGGCTGCGCAGTCGGATGAGTTAAAGCCGAAGATTCGCAATCTCATGGGCGTCACGGAGCTCTCCGGGTCTGATCACTATGGGATTGCTTTTCGATTTCGAATCGTATTTGACGACCGCGCGGGGAACGAATTTATAGCGGACATGCAAGCTCGCTACGGATTGCCTCACAAGTGTCAGATCAGCGATGATATCAAATCAGAGTTTGCGCAGGAGGTTGCGTTTTATGCCGTATATCCCTATTTGAGGGCATCTCTGCAGACGACGGCTTCGAGAATGGGTGTACCGGCCCCCGTATTAGCGATAGTGCGGCGCGGGGAATTTGAACTGGGCGAACAGATGTCCGATGATCAAACGCGAGTAGAGTTTCACGACAACGCTCCGGACGTATAAGCAAGTGGGAATTGCCAGCTGACTGAGGCGGTAGCTCAGCGTGCCGCAAGCAGGGCGCAGGGTACCGGGGCGCGGGGCCGTGGGATCCGACTCCCGCGTGCGGCGTAGCGTCGTGGCGAGCGAATCGATCGAACCGCCGAGCGGGACCCCCTCGGCGGCGGTGCTCGAGCAGGTCATCGCCGTCGT
This window of the Clavibacter sepedonicus genome carries:
- a CDS encoding helix-turn-helix domain-containing protein, producing MSPAYHDFEPESTRDSPTDEFDTGTETDSERLARLLAEADVDLIDTLRRVREHRSLSQEQLGALMGVSQATVSSFESGASEPKLATIRRYAHALNVVVEHSVRPIDASLSSLFTWTTVSGFITNPRSTSTRAGTYSAANSKKSDFALAG